The proteins below are encoded in one region of Salvelinus namaycush isolate Seneca chromosome 39, SaNama_1.0, whole genome shotgun sequence:
- the prdx2 gene encoding peroxiredoxin-2: MSSGNAKIGQPAPQFKATAVVDGQFKDIQLSDYMGKYVVFFFYPLDFTFVCPTEIVAFSDQAEEFRKIGCEVIGASTDSHFSHLAWINTPRKQGGLGPMNIPLVADLTQSISRDYGVLKEDQGIAYRGLFVIDDKGILRQITINDLPVGRSVDETLRLVQAFQHTDKYGEVCPAGWKPGSDTIVPDIQKSKEFFSKQ, translated from the exons ATGTCATCTGGAAACGCTAAGATAGGCCAGCCGGCCCCACAGTTCAAAGCCACCGCTGTGGTGGACGGACAGTTCAAAGATATCCAGCTGTCTGACTACATGG GGAAGTACGTGGTGTTCTTTTTCTACCCGCTGGACTTCACTTTCGTGTGCCCCACTGAGATCGTGGCCTTCAGCGACCAGGCCGAGGAGTTCCGAAAGATCGGCTGTGAGGTCATAGGCGCCTCCACAGACTCTCACTTCAGCCACCTGGCCTG GATAAACACCCCCAGGAAGCAGGGTGGTTTGGGACCAATGAACATCCCCCTTGTGGCTGACCTCACCCAGTCTATCTCCAGAGACTACGGAGTGCTGAAGGAGGACCAGGGCATCGCTTACAG gggtCTGTTTGTGATTGACGACAAGGGCATCCTGAGGCAGATCACCATCAACGACCTGCCAGTGGGCCGCTCTGTGGACGAGACCCTGCGTCTGGTGCAGGCCTTCCAGCACACAGACAAATACGGAGAGG TGTGTCCCGCTGGCTGGAAGCCAGGCAGTGACACCATCGTCCCCGACATCCAGAAGAGCAAGGAGTTCTTCTCCAAACAGTGA
- the LOC120032562 gene encoding transcription factor jun-B-like yields the protein MSTIMEQPFYHDDSFLSAYGHSGAALHDYKLLKQNMNLNFAENYRNQSLKAQLRNESEFYSTGVASEVGSLKLASPELERLIIQNSNGVITTTPTPGQYFYSRGITEEQEGFADGFVKALDDLHKMNQMPPPNVSIGTGGVSTCTVASTVFGSSMHPEHLEYTTLNSCGPHTNLTPATSSYPSTTISYLPNHQYQHHQAAAHPSHHFQHSLAGAGLHAQRYSGMKEEPQTVPDMESSDDESVCGMSPIDMENQERIKAERKRLRNRLAATKCRKRKLERISRLEDKVKILKTDNAGLSSTASVLREQVAQLKQKVMTHVSSGCQLMLTSKIKSF from the coding sequence ATGTCCACAATAATGGAACAGCCTTTCTATCATGACGACTCGTTTCTTTCTGCTTATGGTCATTCAGGCGCTGCCCTGCACGACTACAAGCTCCTCAAGCAGAACATGAACTTGAACTTCGCCGAGAACTATCGGAACCAAAGCCTCAAGGCTCAGCTACGCAACGAGAGTGAATTCTATTCGACCGGGGTCGCATCAGAAGTCGGCTCGCTGAAGCTCGCCTCTCCTGAACTGGAGCGATTGATCATCCAGAACAGCAACGGTGTCATCACTACCACACCGACACCTGGGCAGTACTTCTACAGCAGGGGAATCACAGAGGAACAAGAGGGCTTCGCGGACGGGTTCGTTAAAGCTCTGGACGACCTCCACAAGATGAACCAGATGCCGCCACCGAACGTGTCCATCGGAACCGGTGGAGTCTCCACGTGCACTGTGGCCTCCACCGTGTTTGGTTCCTCCATGCATCCGGAGCACCTGGAGTACACCACCCTGAACAGCTGTGGCCCTCACACTAACCTCACACCTGCAACCAGCAGCTACCCCTCCACCACCATCAGCTACCTGCCTAACCACCAGTACCAGCACCACCAAGCCGCGGCGCACCCATCCCACCACTTCCAACACTCGCTAGCCGGTGCAGGCCTACACGCACAGCGATATTCGGGGATGAAAGAGGAGCCCCAGACCGTTCCAGACATGGAGAGCAGCGACGACGAGTCAGTTTGCGGCATGTCCCCAATCGACATGGAGAACCAGGAGCGCATCAAGGCCGAGCGCAAGAGGCTAAGGAACCGCCTGGCAGCCACCAAGTGCCGGAAGCGCAAGCTGGAGCGCATCTCGCGCTTGGAGGACAAGGTCAAGATTCTGAAGACAGACAACGCCGGGCTCTCCAGCACAGCTTCCGTCCTGCGCGAGCAGGTAGCTCAACTCAAACAGAAAGTAATGACACACGTCAGTTCTGGCTGTCAACTCATGTTGACATCCAAGATCAAGTCGTTTTGA